A window of the Deltaproteobacteria bacterium genome harbors these coding sequences:
- a CDS encoding calcium-binding protein, which produces MAESKRPVWIGALLLTAALGTLLYFLAAEEEPLPAPAPEPVRILPGSMLDPDRGKEPPVEPPLEKGEFFHNPGDKNTFYGSPRNDHMTGTDGDDSLAGGDGDDRLEGGKGNDMLKGGRGNDYLDGGEGDDHIIGSDGDDHIEGGEGNDVVRGSEGNDTINGGPGDDVLNGGDGDDTIDGGPGNDELYGEEGNDVLTGGEGKDILDGGDGDDILSGGPGNDILSGGDGNDRLQGGPGADELFGAGGADVYIYAAGDEVGGPDRIKNFNPREGDVLDLAGVIAGRGPAREALRMNGSMLQIRAGQDEWIDLVDLGRGNHILDELIDSGAIRY; this is translated from the coding sequence GTGGCGGAATCGAAAAGACCGGTCTGGATCGGCGCCCTGTTGCTCACGGCGGCACTGGGGACGTTGCTGTATTTCCTGGCGGCCGAGGAGGAGCCCCTTCCGGCGCCGGCTCCAGAGCCGGTCCGCATCCTTCCCGGCTCGATGCTGGACCCCGACCGGGGCAAGGAGCCTCCGGTCGAGCCGCCACTGGAAAAGGGCGAGTTTTTCCATAACCCCGGCGACAAGAACACCTTCTACGGGAGCCCCCGCAACGACCACATGACCGGCACCGACGGCGACGATTCGCTCGCCGGCGGCGACGGCGATGACCGGCTGGAGGGCGGCAAGGGAAACGACATGCTGAAGGGCGGCCGGGGGAACGACTACCTGGACGGGGGCGAGGGCGACGACCACATCATCGGCAGCGACGGTGACGACCACATCGAGGGCGGCGAGGGCAACGATGTCGTCCGGGGCAGCGAAGGGAACGACACGATCAATGGCGGCCCCGGAGACGACGTGCTGAACGGCGGCGACGGCGACGACACGATCGACGGCGGCCCCGGCAATGACGAGCTGTACGGCGAGGAAGGCAACGACGTGCTGACCGGCGGCGAGGGGAAAGATATCCTGGATGGCGGGGACGGCGACGACATCCTCTCCGGCGGCCCCGGCAACGACATCCTTTCCGGCGGTGACGGGAATGACCGGCTTCAGGGAGGCCCCGGCGCGGACGAACTGTTCGGTGCGGGCGGCGCGGACGTTTATATCTACGCGGCCGGGGACGAAGTGGGTGGCCCGGACCGGATCAAGAACTTCAATCCCAGGGAAGGGGACGTGCTGGACCTCGCCGGCGTCATCGCCGGGCGCGGACCGGCCCGCGAGGCCTTGCGGATGAACGGCTCCATGCTCCAGATCCGCGCCGGACAGGACGAGTGGATAGACCTCGTTGACCTCGGCCGGGGCAACCACATCCTGGACGAGCTGATCGACAGCGGCGCGATCCGGTACTGA
- the secG gene encoding preprotein translocase subunit SecG — METFLTVIHWLVAACLVVLVLIQTGSADMGTAFGGGGSSSLMGAGGGESFKKKLTAGFAVVFFITSFTLSYFIKSTTGSVIGGEDEKAAEVQAATAAEKTAGAPAATPPAADPAASEKPAAAEEAAQ; from the coding sequence ATGGAAACATTTCTGACGGTTATTCACTGGCTTGTGGCGGCCTGCCTCGTGGTCCTGGTGCTGATCCAGACCGGATCGGCGGACATGGGCACGGCCTTCGGCGGCGGCGGATCGTCGTCGCTCATGGGCGCGGGCGGCGGTGAGTCGTTCAAGAAGAAGCTGACGGCCGGTTTTGCCGTGGTGTTCTTCATCACGAGCTTCACGCTTTCGTATTTCATCAAGAGTACCACCGGCTCCGTAATCGGCGGCGAGGACGAGAAGGCAGCCGAGGTCCAGGCAGCAACGGCGGCGGAAAAAACCGCCGGCGCCCCGGCCGCGACGCCGCCCGCTGCTGACCCAGCCGCCAGCGAAAAGCCCGCCGCTGCCGAAGAAGCGGCGCAGTAG
- the tpiA gene encoding triose-phosphate isomerase, producing the protein MTIRRHIIGNWKMHFTAAQAAEIAGALAKAKPPADVTAGVAPGFLHLAQVARALSGTPWIVGAQDCSDRPEGAATGQVACTQIRDAGGVFAVIGHSERRQQLKERSPLINAKISAALEAGLVPLVCVGETGTERGAGLTVTVLDEQIRGAFLDLTPEQVGRCWIAYEPVWAIGTGQTATAEQIAAAHGHIRQQVVRGYGKPAETVPVLYGGSVSRDNSAEILGIKEVDGLLVGGASLKASDFTAIVGCG; encoded by the coding sequence GTGACCATTCGCCGCCACATCATCGGCAACTGGAAGATGCACTTCACCGCTGCGCAGGCGGCGGAGATCGCCGGTGCGCTGGCGAAGGCAAAGCCGCCGGCGGACGTCACGGCCGGCGTGGCGCCGGGTTTCCTGCATCTGGCCCAGGTGGCCCGCGCCCTTTCCGGCACGCCGTGGATCGTGGGCGCGCAGGACTGCTCCGACCGGCCAGAGGGGGCCGCGACCGGACAGGTTGCCTGCACCCAGATCAGGGACGCCGGCGGGGTGTTCGCGGTCATCGGTCATTCCGAGCGGCGGCAGCAACTGAAGGAGCGGAGCCCCCTCATCAACGCCAAGATAAGCGCTGCGCTAGAGGCGGGTCTTGTGCCGCTTGTCTGCGTGGGGGAAACCGGTACTGAACGCGGCGCGGGACTGACCGTGACCGTTCTGGACGAGCAGATCCGCGGGGCGTTCCTCGACTTGACGCCCGAACAGGTGGGCCGCTGCTGGATCGCCTACGAGCCCGTCTGGGCCATCGGGACCGGGCAGACGGCCACCGCCGAGCAGATCGCCGCCGCCCACGGCCACATCCGGCAGCAGGTGGTCCGGGGCTATGGAAAACCAGCCGAAACGGTGCCGGTTCTCTATGGCGGCAGCGTGAGCCGTGATAACTCAGCGGAAATACTGGGAATTAAGGAAGTTGATGGGCTTCTGGTCGGCGGCGCCAGCCTGAAGGCTTCGGACTTTACTGCCATCGTGGGTTGCGGCTAG
- the gap gene encoding type I glyceraldehyde-3-phosphate dehydrogenase, with translation MTRVAINGFGRIGRVAARLWMNDPAGIEIVAVNDLAPIEQMAHLLEFDSIHGRLASPVKAGGGEIVAGGRRFRYTSVPEPEKLPWKELGVDIVLECTGRLLKTELAKKHLDAGARRVILSAPPKSPEIRTFAYKVNHETYDPKTDLVISNASCTTNCLAPMAMVLDSAFDITAGLMVTVHSYTNDQNIHDAPHKKDLRRARGAALSMIPTTTGAAKAVGLVLPHLKGRLSGYAVRVPTPDVSLTDLTVQVSRKADRDAVNEAMRKAAEGSLRGVLEYEDRPLVSVDFTGNPASCIFDSRLTQTMGDGLVKVVGWYDNETGYSARMLDLARYVGGRL, from the coding sequence ATGACACGGGTGGCAATCAACGGTTTCGGGCGCATCGGGCGCGTGGCGGCGCGGCTGTGGATGAACGATCCCGCCGGAATCGAGATCGTCGCGGTGAACGATCTCGCGCCCATCGAGCAGATGGCGCACCTTCTGGAGTTCGATTCGATTCACGGACGGCTCGCCTCGCCGGTGAAGGCCGGGGGCGGAGAGATCGTGGCGGGCGGCCGCCGGTTCCGCTACACGTCGGTGCCGGAACCGGAAAAGCTGCCCTGGAAGGAACTGGGCGTTGATATCGTCCTTGAGTGCACGGGCCGGCTCCTCAAGACCGAACTGGCAAAAAAGCACCTGGACGCCGGCGCCCGGCGCGTGATCCTGTCGGCGCCGCCCAAGTCGCCGGAAATCCGGACCTTTGCCTACAAGGTCAACCACGAGACGTACGACCCGAAGACCGACCTTGTGATCTCCAACGCCTCCTGCACGACCAACTGCCTCGCCCCGATGGCGATGGTCCTGGACAGCGCATTCGACATCACGGCCGGCCTGATGGTGACCGTGCATTCCTACACCAACGACCAGAACATCCACGACGCCCCGCACAAGAAGGATCTCCGGCGGGCCCGGGGCGCCGCGCTCAGCATGATTCCCACGACGACCGGCGCCGCCAAGGCGGTGGGACTGGTGCTGCCGCACCTGAAGGGGCGGCTTTCGGGCTATGCCGTCCGGGTGCCGACACCGGATGTCTCGCTGACGGACCTCACCGTGCAGGTCAGCCGCAAGGCGGACCGCGACGCCGTGAACGAGGCGATGCGGAAGGCGGCTGAGGGCTCTCTCAGGGGCGTTCTGGAATACGAGGACCGGCCGCTCGTCTCGGTGGATTTCACGGGCAATCCCGCCTCGTGCATCTTCGATTCCCGGCTGACGCAGACCATGGGCGATGGCCTCGTGAAAGTGGTCGGCTGGTACGACAATGAAACCGGCTACTCGGCGCGGATGCTGGACCTGGCGCGGTATGTGGGTGGGCGCCTGTGA
- a CDS encoding SCP2 sterol-binding domain-containing protein gives MANADMTPKQLIEEFIPKKLAELGDVTFPDLGVQFEVTIEGDGGGVWTIKTEGGKPRISAGGAKDPLVTVKTNRQAYDMGMKRAGGELDRDISGQVGNMLKMVPDQTKVDMIRQQLSGTMMIKIATDEGDALIGIGFVGPADLVNPRCTIETSEAELNEMRETRMPPQQAFMAGKIRLGGDMSLAMTAGMLLAPM, from the coding sequence ATGGCAAATGCGGACATGACACCCAAGCAGCTGATCGAGGAGTTCATCCCCAAAAAGCTCGCCGAGCTCGGCGACGTCACCTTCCCGGACCTTGGCGTCCAGTTTGAAGTGACGATCGAGGGCGATGGCGGCGGCGTGTGGACGATCAAGACCGAAGGCGGCAAGCCCAGGATTTCGGCTGGCGGGGCGAAAGACCCCCTTGTGACGGTCAAGACCAACCGGCAGGCCTACGACATGGGAATGAAGCGGGCAGGCGGCGAACTGGACCGCGACATCTCGGGCCAGGTGGGGAACATGCTCAAGATGGTTCCCGACCAGACGAAGGTGGATATGATCCGCCAGCAGCTTTCGGGCACGATGATGATCAAGATCGCCACGGATGAGGGCGATGCGCTGATCGGCATCGGCTTCGTGGGCCCGGCCGACCTCGTGAACCCGCGCTGCACGATCGAGACCTCGGAGGCCGAGCTGAACGAGATGCGCGAGACGCGGATGCCTCCGCAGCAGGCGTTCATGGCCGGCAAGATCCGTCTGGGCGGCGACATGTCGCTCGCCATGACGGCCGGCATGCTCCTGGCCCCGATGTGA
- a CDS encoding alpha/beta hydrolase, which yields MNYLFRLPLPTVIAAASFLAACEVPQVPRPSSETFVTIDGITTRYRHREGPAPCHLLYLHGFAASVETWDALIARQPGGCTAWAFDQPGFGLSDRPSPAQYAYGPQAFARHASRFMEQMGIGRAFVAGNSMGGAVAMMLARLSPGKVEGLILIDAKYTALSVPGPFFLLNSTAMAELAFTFMTRTAMRAGLQMAYHDNRLVTPELVTRYHEPLQYAGSVPAWGAAFRELQRWSANFARYEARQITQPTTIIWGEDDLLLPLNDGYRLKYDIPGSDLIVLGECGHVPQEEMPGETARIIDEFIRAHTGVRPEQDGSSP from the coding sequence ATGAACTACCTGTTCCGACTCCCGCTGCCCACGGTAATCGCAGCCGCGTCGTTTCTTGCCGCCTGCGAGGTGCCCCAGGTCCCCCGTCCGTCCAGCGAGACGTTCGTGACGATCGACGGCATCACGACCCGCTACCGCCACCGGGAGGGTCCGGCGCCCTGCCACCTGCTCTATCTTCACGGTTTTGCCGCTTCTGTGGAGACCTGGGACGCATTGATCGCCCGCCAGCCCGGCGGATGCACCGCCTGGGCCTTTGACCAGCCGGGCTTCGGCCTGTCGGACCGGCCAAGTCCGGCGCAGTATGCCTATGGACCCCAGGCTTTTGCCCGGCATGCGTCCAGGTTCATGGAGCAGATGGGTATCGGGCGGGCGTTCGTCGCGGGAAACTCCATGGGCGGGGCAGTTGCCATGATGCTGGCCCGGCTGTCGCCCGGAAAGGTGGAGGGGCTCATCCTGATCGATGCCAAATACACGGCCCTGAGCGTCCCCGGCCCGTTCTTTCTCCTGAACAGCACCGCCATGGCCGAACTGGCCTTCACGTTCATGACCCGGACCGCCATGCGGGCCGGGCTCCAGATGGCCTATCACGACAACCGGCTGGTGACGCCCGAACTGGTGACCCGGTACCACGAACCGCTCCAGTATGCGGGTTCGGTTCCAGCCTGGGGGGCCGCCTTCCGCGAACTGCAGCGGTGGTCGGCCAATTTCGCCCGCTATGAGGCACGCCAGATCACCCAGCCCACGACCATCATCTGGGGCGAGGATGACCTCCTGCTGCCCCTGAACGACGGCTACCGGCTGAAATACGACATCCCCGGCAGCGATCTCATCGTGCTGGGCGAGTGCGGGCACGTTCCGCAGGAAGAGATGCCCGGCGAGACGGCCCGGATCATCGACGAGTTCATCCGCGCCCATACCGGCGTCAGGCCGGAACAGGACGGCAGCAGTCCATGA
- a CDS encoding SDR family oxidoreductase, protein MKILVTGATGFVGSHVARALLRLGHEVTLFHRKSSKLDILEGDEARMGHAIGDLGDAESCLAAARGQEAVFHVAGDVDQGDGDVERQYRINVQGTRNICEGALQHRIRRFVHTSSVSAIGYSPYGAECDETTPFNFGPLGLTYMETKNQAEFVVQEYVRRGLNAVIVNPSTLYGPGDRKSLMAESVRAAAMGRMPAVPSGGMNWVYVDDVTSCHLLAFEKGRTGERYIAAGENMAFLEFARRIARLNGRRGPLATIPPVVSVAGARVIRAASWLTRRPPPFSVPSARVSAERLYYSSRKAVSELGYRITPFDEGMKRTLAWMRHAGYLKD, encoded by the coding sequence ATGAAGATCCTGGTTACCGGCGCAACCGGATTCGTGGGCTCCCATGTGGCCCGCGCCCTGCTCCGGCTCGGCCACGAGGTGACGCTGTTTCACCGGAAGAGTTCAAAGCTGGACATCCTGGAAGGCGATGAGGCGCGCATGGGACACGCCATCGGCGATCTCGGCGACGCCGAAAGCTGCCTTGCGGCGGCCCGGGGGCAGGAGGCCGTGTTTCACGTGGCCGGGGACGTGGACCAGGGCGATGGCGACGTCGAGCGGCAGTACCGGATCAACGTGCAGGGGACGCGCAACATCTGCGAAGGGGCGCTCCAGCACAGGATCAGGCGGTTCGTGCATACCTCCAGCGTCTCGGCGATCGGCTACTCGCCGTACGGCGCCGAGTGTGACGAGACGACACCGTTCAACTTTGGACCGCTTGGACTCACCTACATGGAAACCAAGAACCAGGCCGAGTTCGTCGTGCAGGAATACGTCCGCCGGGGGCTCAACGCGGTGATCGTGAACCCCTCGACCCTGTACGGTCCCGGCGACCGCAAGTCGCTCATGGCCGAATCGGTCCGGGCGGCGGCGATGGGGCGGATGCCCGCCGTTCCGTCGGGCGGGATGAACTGGGTCTACGTGGACGACGTGACCAGCTGCCATCTGCTTGCCTTTGAAAAGGGACGCACGGGCGAGCGTTATATCGCTGCCGGGGAGAACATGGCCTTCCTTGAATTTGCCCGGCGCATTGCCCGGCTCAATGGCCGCCGGGGGCCGCTGGCGACCATTCCTCCAGTGGTATCCGTTGCCGGAGCGAGGGTTATTCGGGCCGCCTCATGGCTGACCCGCCGCCCGCCGCCATTTTCAGTGCCGTCGGCCCGCGTCTCGGCCGAGCGTTTGTACTATTCATCGCGCAAGGCGGTCAGTGAACTGGGATACCGGATCACGCCGTTCGATGAAGGAATGAAGCGTACGCTGGCCTGGATGCGCCATGCCGGATACCTGAAGGACTGA
- a CDS encoding glycosyltransferase family 4 protein — protein MRVLHVIQRYPPAIGGSELWAAQVARHQVSQGWKATVMTLAINLEDEYWALPEPAARNIDLGPADDDHGVRVLRYPRTLLNPFKIKRSTNPVLSRPGLDPVFDLFFSGPHSLELYGALPLEAARHDVIHVHAFPYPHNRAGIWTARLLGKPVVCTPHFHPGLPGFESGRTLRLLRRCGAVFCVSRWEQDYLAGKGLLPARLVVTGNGIDRSGFDTPLDPLFRYRLERTHQIPADAPLAAVISRKVPQKGMAFLFDIAREIVRRGLPVRIAVAGPPSAWFDDIWPRQPASVRSVIADVGPLTTRDKIQLLRHSRMLLLPSRHEAFGIVMLEAWAAGIPVVTTDSGALPSIVNGGGLTAPYDNSPAFVDCIERFLRDETLARAAARAGANQMDTTHRWDRIGDTVMETVERVAKPETQSTIR, from the coding sequence ATGCGTGTTCTCCATGTCATCCAGCGGTATCCGCCAGCCATCGGCGGCTCGGAACTCTGGGCCGCGCAGGTGGCCCGCCACCAGGTGAGCCAGGGCTGGAAGGCCACGGTCATGACGCTGGCCATCAACCTGGAGGACGAATACTGGGCACTGCCGGAACCCGCCGCCCGGAACATCGATCTCGGCCCGGCAGACGATGACCACGGCGTACGCGTGCTCCGCTATCCGCGCACGCTCCTCAATCCGTTCAAGATCAAGCGGTCCACGAATCCCGTGCTGAGCCGGCCCGGCCTTGATCCGGTGTTCGACCTTTTTTTCTCCGGGCCGCATTCGCTGGAACTTTACGGCGCGCTCCCGCTGGAGGCCGCCCGGCATGACGTCATTCATGTCCACGCATTCCCCTATCCGCACAACCGGGCCGGAATCTGGACCGCCCGGCTCCTGGGAAAGCCGGTTGTCTGCACTCCGCATTTTCACCCCGGGCTTCCCGGCTTCGAATCCGGCCGGACGCTCAGGCTGCTCAGGAGATGTGGCGCCGTGTTCTGCGTGAGCAGGTGGGAACAGGACTACCTTGCGGGGAAGGGGCTCCTCCCGGCCAGGCTCGTCGTGACGGGCAACGGCATTGACCGGTCGGGATTCGACACTCCGCTCGATCCGCTGTTCCGGTACCGGCTTGAGCGGACCCACCAGATTCCGGCTGATGCGCCGCTGGCGGCGGTGATCAGCCGGAAAGTGCCGCAGAAGGGGATGGCCTTCCTGTTCGACATCGCCCGCGAAATCGTGCGGCGCGGGCTGCCGGTCAGGATCGCCGTCGCAGGGCCGCCGAGCGCCTGGTTCGACGACATCTGGCCCCGCCAGCCCGCCAGTGTCCGCTCGGTGATTGCCGACGTGGGGCCGCTGACCACCCGCGACAAGATACAGCTACTCAGGCACAGCCGGATGCTGCTGCTGCCCTCGCGTCACGAGGCGTTCGGCATCGTGATGCTGGAGGCCTGGGCGGCCGGGATTCCGGTGGTGACGACCGATTCGGGTGCGTTGCCCTCGATCGTCAACGGCGGCGGGCTCACCGCCCCTTATGACAACAGTCCGGCGTTCGTGGACTGCATTGAGCGGTTTCTCAGAGACGAAACACTGGCAAGGGCGGCCGCCAGGGCCGGTGCAAACCAGATGGACACCACACACCGCTGGGACCGGATCGGCGACACGGTGATGGAAACGGTCGAACGGGTGGCGAAACCGGAAACGCAGAGCACTATTCGCTGA